The DNA window gctgggcgatgcgctgggcgatcccgacgctgcaatggcgccgagcggatcgcccagcgcatcgcccagcgctaggcgatttttaattccgaaaaaccgctcggcggttttcggaggctgcaatggttcgcctagcgaccgcctagcgccggcgctcggctaggcggtgcgctaggcgccattgtggatagcctAAGAAAAACTTTTGATGGAAATCGATACATGAAAGTTGAAACTCATGTTATAGAAAAGAACAGTAGTACATGAAAATTGAAAGAGATGAAAattaaaaagggctgaaatggGCTAGAAAAAATTATCACTTATGAGTTATGAACATAGTCAATTAGGAAATAGACATTACAATTGGATTAATGGTTTTAACCACTGCAAACAGTTGGGCCCACATAAGCTACAGGCTACGGCTAAACTTCATTTGGGCCACCATATTATACCTgtgttttattcttttttccttttccaaATATTCGTATTCAAATAAATCACCATCATAAACAAGACAAATACCATACATTTACAAAGCCCGTAGTACCCATGTTGTTACCTCCAACATCActgtataaaaaaatatctgccccctccctctctctcataATTGACGttacactttcttttttagtttgtcttacATTAGTTTGTCTTACAAAAGctatcacatttcatttttttaaaaacagtcactctcacattaatataaatatattattttctttctctacCTAACACGAAATACTACCTCTTCTAAAATTTTGTGTCATTCTCCAACTATGCTATCTATTAAGGGacgagggagtataaaataaaaacaaatgaaaagtAGAATAAGGATGGAAAAATGAGTAACTTCTCCATAAAATTTTACTAGCAACATTAGTCCACTCTCACTAAATATAAATgatgtttcaactttcaagaaTATAGTATAACCTTTTGAGTTGATTTTGTCTATTATTTTACCCAATGTGAAGAAGGGATTTTTATAACCAATAAGTAGGGTCACCCCACCACCCTGCCCCAGTCTTTCACCTATATAAACTGACTAACTTATGTTGCCACCATTAACAATTGAAGTAGATCCCCTAATCCCAACTGATTTCTCATTTTTTCTTCACCTCCTTACCAAAAACTAGCACACCCTACTATTTGAATATCACACTTTCATTGTCTTGTCAATTTCAATTATAGTTTTCTTCAACACAAAATGGCCAGACCACTTCATTTTTCTCTCATCATTCTCATTCTCACATTCACATTCACAATCACAGGTACATATTTGATTcttaattttgttaattttgatGTTGATAACGTTCTAATTGTCTAGTATATTTGACTATAAATGCAGCTCCGATTGCATTATCGGCGACATTCACATTAGTCAATCAATGCACCTACACAGTCTGGCCGGGAATTCTCTCCGGCGCCGGAACTCAACCGCTCTCCACCACCGGATTCTCCCTCAGCTCCGGCGACTCCTTCCCCTTGTCCGTCCCGGCCTCGTGGTCGGGCCGCATTTGGGGAAGGACACTCTGTTCTCAGGATCCGGCCACCGGAAAATTCGCCTGCACCACCGCCGACTGCGGCTCCGGCACCGTGGAGTGCTCCGGCGCCGGGGCGGTGCCGCCCGCCACGCTGGCCGAGTTCACACTCAACGGCGCAGGCGGCCTCGACTTCTACGACGTCAGCCTGGTGGACGGGTACAACCTGCCAATGCTCGTGGTCCCGCAGAGCGGAGGGAACTGCTCGAGCACGGGGTGCGTGGGCGACCTCAACGAGTCGTGCCCGTCTGAGCTGAAGGTGGTTGGCGGCGCCAGCGGAGGGGAATGTGTGGCCTGCAGGAGTGCGTGTGAGGCGTTCGGTGATCCCAAGTATTGCTGCTCAGGTGGGTACAACACGCCCGAAACCTGTGGGCCGACCCAGTATTCGCAGGTGTTTAAGAACGCCTGTCCCCGCGCTTACAGCTATGCTTATGACGATAAAACTAGTACTTTTACGTGTGCTTCTGCCGATTATATTATCACTTTCTGCCCAACTCCTTCCCACAGGTATGGTTTTTTCGGCTATTTACCCTTTATTTGtgtatttatttaatactatcATACTACTTGACACAAATATAAACTTACTCAGCAACTTGTCAAAGTTTATTACTAATAAATCTACATACATAGTTTGTGGGGAAATGCAACTATTAAGTGAGAAATTGCATTGATCTCATCCACATAAGAAAAGTGGCTTTTGAGTGTCACTTTTTGTGCAAATGTTTTGCAACACAAACATTGCCACATGGATTAAAAATGGATACTAACGTAAAGTGACGAATTTGTTGGATGGGTAACATGTGCTATTGTTTATTATAGTACACTACTTAATAGCTAATTAGTATATTAATTAGTTTTTGCATAAATGAACATGGATGGTTCCATGTTTTTGTCGACCCCTACTTAGAAATTCTTCACTTTTGAAAAGTAGTGAACAAAATGTTGGTATCTAAGTTGTGACCATGTGCAATTTCCCAATTACAAGCTCTTTTCATGCCTTCACAATTTTGGGCGGTTATGAATATGTCTCATATGTTGTCATGTGATTTTATATGCTAGTATATTCTTCTAGTAGTTTAATTGGTGTCAAATATAATAGGATACAATCATAATCATTGAAATGGTATTTGCATTTATACTTGTGTGGATGATCTAAGGTAgtattaaaaattcaaatgcGAAATAGGGCAGGTAGCTATGATCGGAACTGGGTTTTAACCaaatgtataattttttatttgtcttaaataaatattcttgAAAATAGCGGCACCGTCCAAGATCGTTTGCTTGCGTGTCTTTTCTGCgaattgattttaataaaggACCAATTAACCTAATTATATTGTTGGATGATGatttttttactaataaatAACGAAATTATTGATGGTGAATTTGCAGCAAGAAAGCAAGTGGAGAGGCAATAGGAGgattaggaaacgtttcattggTTTCAAGCAGAGCTCATTTAAGCACGCAAATTTCTTGCAGAATGTTGATTTTTGTGGTGGCTATTTTTCAATTACATTTATGGAGGTGGCAACATTGATTTTGTATTAAATATCGACTCCAATATTCAACATAcaccaaaaaatttaaatttttgtagGAATTGTTTGTGAGTGAGAATTGAGATTGTGTTGCAAATTGGTTGAAGAATCAAGGAAAAAGAGAAGACTGTTTTAAAGAGGTTGAATTGTTCTATGTTGGAAACTTGAGATGTATGCAACTGCCGTTTATTTGCCTGATTTCCATATAAcagattaattaatttgaaacaTAGAAATCGTCCGATAAAAAATACTACGcctaattaatttgatttgcTTTCGTGTATACTTATTAATTAATAGAATTGTTTAAATTTTCCATTACGTGGGTCTTACAATTTGTATCCCTGATTACCTTTCACGCTACAATGACGAAGAATTGTGAGatttgataaataaaaataaataaatggaacACCAATCCATTAATTATTCTATTGTGATGCCAcagtttaatttttatttcatttatttgtcTTAATTCATAAAACTAGGCAATGGAAGGGTCCAAGGAAGGAAATAGAAAACTCAATACCAGAAATATAGTGGCAATGATTAATGTACAGTGGTTTTAAAtggttttaattaatttttttagttatttcgaagaagaaaaaaagaattattCTATCCTCTTCCTCGTGAATTATGATACATATGCATATATGAGAATTGTAAATATTGATGAGAAATAATAATATGTATTCAGCTCTTGGATCACGAAAATATAGGATAATGTATCTCTTCTAAATTAATCAATCATCTGAAATTAAATCTCGTCGGGAATagatattttattgttttttttctgTTTAAAACTTGATAATCAATATTTATTGCGAAAAAATGAATTCTCAATAAATCCCAAACCCATATAAATCTGTTCAAAGGCTGTTGGTGAGAGTCTAGCCGCGAGACTTTATTCACATTAATGGATTTCTATAATACTTTGGATTTTATAATACCTTCATCTATCAGATGAAGGCATTAATTATTCAACTTAGACAGTTGTAATTATGATCATTTGAAAGAAACTATAATGCTATTTAATTTTAACGATTCTGTCTCCGTAAAGCTATTATTAAACTATACTACTAATAAAGGGGCATATTTCATACATTTAACAGTAGTTTAGGCCAACCTATCTGCTTACGCCTTCATCTAATTCAAAACCCATAATAGTCCAAACCTAAACACATTAACGTCACTCATTTTTCGAAATATTATACctccaaaaattaattaatttatccaaaaattttaaaattaaattagaatattatAACTTcagattaaatttcataaaattacaATTATAACATCATTCTCATTCTATTACTCTTTGCCCGATACTTTACTTTTTGCCTGATTGACTTTCGGCCACTCCATAAACATGAGTAACGTGTTTGCTAGTATTTGAGATTTGGTTAAGTTTATCATACATTATTTCTTTCAAACAAATTTCAACCattattctataaaaaaaatcaaacatttactAATATTGGTAAATAATAACCTTTCAACCTGATATAAACACACGGTCAATTTACTGTTTTAATTGTCACATGATGTtaagtagaaaattaaataaatagactaataaataataataataataataataattattattattattattattattattataataataataataataataataataataataataataataataataataataataataataataagaagaagaagaagaagaagaagaattatAATATACCTTTTAgcaaaaatgataatataaaatGAAGCATCATAATCTGCAAGTGGTCATCTTTCTTGTCTAAAATCCATACATGGTTGAAAATAGGCTATGCAGATAATTTTGATTAATGACATCCACTGAATAAATGAGTTGATGACGTACGTGACCAAGAGAGGGGTCCAAATCCAATCTACAAACCATCAAATGAAAAGAGAAAGTTGtaaaattaattgtattaattAATAGGTGAAAGATAGTGAAAGTGCAAGTGCAAGTGCAAGTGCAAGAGTTAATTAAATAGTTAAGAATTAGTAATATAATTGTACCCTTGAGGTATTTCAATCTTGTTTTAATTCCCCTAGCTCTTCATCTTAAGAAATTGAagaatataaacaaaatattaatgatttcatttatttaaatgTTAAAATATGTGTCTTTCACattgatattattatattatatgggAGTAGATAGGATTGCTTGATCATTTTTACATCTAAACACCTATTGGTGAGTTGATATGCCTCTTTCTCGACATATAGAATTAGCTGGTTTAATCTGGTTTTTTACAAATGATGTCATACATTAGTGTCTCTTTCATGTCCATCTTTCACGTCAACACAAATATATGCAAATAcacattttaaataatttaagtaACCTGATTTTCCATTACACCCAATGGGTGTTTCATCTTTTTTAATAATGCCCTATGCAAAGTCTTAGCTCCAGTGCAATTTGAAGATTCATTTACCAAGATTTATTGCATACAAATCATTCTAAACAAATTATACAAAAATTTAGGGAAAAGGTAACCATATAAAAGTTAAACTCTAaagattaataaaattttattcacGCTCGATTTAATGGAAATGAAAATTTCGTCGGAAAGTTTTTAAGTTTCAAAATGTAAGAATATAATTGAAATTAGCTTAAAATCTTTTGTAGCATAAAATAACATCAGTTTGGGTATAATTTCATAGAGAGATGAGATTTCGAAGCCCAGTAGTTGGATTTGAAATGGGCTGACTAGATACTAATGAAGgcaactatttttttaatttatagagGTTGGTTGGCCCCAATTTAATTTCGCCCAAAAATACAGAAAATGTAGTAGTACCTTTTAAATTTAATAGTACTACATAAATTGTACTACTTGCAATTGTCATTTTTATTAtaggcatgagttttaagaaagataaagaaaagttggttaaaaaagttaatggaagagacccacttttttatattgattttataataaaatgggagtgaagtgagttagtagaatatgagacctacttaccatttatggtaaaataaagtgtgacaattattataggatagaccgaaatggaaaagagtgacaattatcagccataaatttgaatttgCTTAATTATCAGCCATAAATTAGAGTTAGCTTAATTATGAGCCATAAAATCCGTTCAGAATATAATACCTGTGTTAATTTCATTGGGCTTCTTAGTTTTCATGCGGGTAGCAAATCAAAGGTTTGATTTGATTAAGCGTTTTAAATAACTACAATACGACCATATATCAACCTAAAGGAGCGTAATTAATATGAGATGCGTCAGTTTATTATAAGTTATATTTATGACATTACCGTAATAGTGATTAGATTATATTTTAGTATGTAACTAACACAAGTAGGAttaaccgattaatttttacaAACTGTGCATTTAGCAAATAAACAGTTGTTAAAGATGCAAATTATCGAGTTTGAACCAACATAAATCCAGTTTGTGAGTGAGAAATAacaagaaaatataaatttggATCACATTGCAAGACTCAAGTCTTTCCCTTTCcccttttccttttttagtcACACAATTGGTCTCGATTAATTCATCCTTGACCACCATGAATCTCGTCATCAGAAATTCAATATGATCTGCAAGTAAATCACGAATTACAGAAGTGGCATCAGTTCAAATAAAAATTCAGGACTTCAGGCCGAGGATAATTTAATACTAACCTAAACTTGTTCGGTTTTGAGACATCCGTACAGGAGCGAGCTCCTTTGCATAAGAACTAGGCCTGAGTTCACTACCACAATTCGAACAAAAGAGGCTAGTCATCTTGGCTTGAGAATACAGCACAAAATAAATCAGTAGAACATCTGAGGAAGAAGATTCACCGATGCAACTGACGCAAGAAGACTCCCCATTCTATGGCAAGAAGATGAGTTTCAGCGGATTGGAATTAAACTCTGAGAATCCGAGTTAGCTTGTACACCTGCAAGAAATGAAATGGTTCTACATCACAGCTCCAATATCTTGAAGTTTTCTCAGTAATCCCCAAGCTCTGTGTCTCTCTTTGTAGATAGTATTTCTATTGTCTACGCAAagggttgaagttgtgaatgcTAAATATTTCGCATCACTAACCTGAGATGTTCTACTTGGAAGCGGCACATCCAAGCAATACCTGGCTAAATCAGTTCTGCAAACCCAAGCAATATGTTAACGTTGTGAGCTGTACGATATAGTAATAGATAGCATCACATAAGGTTCCACAATACATAATTTAAGTTAAATTGATTAGAATGTACTCTATTATGcaagaatttgaaattttatcaTCATAGATGCTAGTCAAAATTATGCTCAGAAATCGAACTAGAAGCCACTGTGATGAAAGGAAGAGATTTGctaggaaaataaaataaaagatcagTCGTTGTTCTAAGATAATGATGGTAAAGATATGTAGTTGAAGAAGCAGATTCACGACATTTTTATGCAAATATGAGTTTAGAGGAAAAGATTGCACTGCCTATATGAACATGTTCAGAAGGAATTTCAGTCTCTTCAAGTTGCTTTCGATCTCTTATTCTTTATATGGGTGTATATAAGATACTCTGTACTAGTATATTTATTTAAGGTGTGTAGAAACAGTTGGTTCATTAATCTTTCAACCAGATTCGAGGTTGCAATATTCTAGAACCAAGTAAAACACTACTTCAGCAACAGATACTGACACAATCAATGACCATCACTCACTTTCTGCTAATGGTTCTTTGAGCATATTGATCTCGATCAATTAATCCTTGACCACCATAAATCTCGTCATCAGAATTCAATATGATCTGCAAGTTAATCATGTATAACAGAAGTGGCATCAATTCAAATGAAAATTCAGGACTTCAGGTTGATgataatttaatactaatatcaAAGCATCACTTACTTGATACTCTCCAGCTTCCTCAACGCCTATACTGTATCTTTCATATGAATTTGTGGGATGAAAGTTGAAGACAAAGACAAATGGGCCGCGTGAATAAGATATCACCTGGGTCAACAATGTTATTCAGTCCCACATGCATTTACAAAAAATTGTCTATCATATGTATGGTAAACGGAGTATACCATTGTTGTATCATTGACGTGGTGAATATTCGGAAGGCCCCTTGAACCTCTTAGAAGTACTCTATCTTTTATGTCCAGTTTCATCATATCCTGAAGTAAAAATTTTGAACATCAAGAAATCTGAAATTCATGTGATGTGTACTGCTTATATCTAATAAATACCAATCTGATTGGATCAACATAAAACTATGAGTGACAATATGGAGCTACAATAAGAAAATAAACAATGTTGGATCAAATCAAGACtatataactatatataaatTCCAACTCACTTTATCAAAGGCAAATAATTTTTTGTGAAGTTCATCCTCCAAAAGCTCCCAACAGCGATAGGCAAGTGAATAGGAAAAACTGTTGCTTGGCATTGGGAACTCAACCCTCTGGAACATAAAAAAATCGTCAATCACTTAAAAATGAATCTCTATATGTGCCAAATTAATGCAATTCACCTTTGGATGCCCAAATTCATTGCCCATGAAATTGAGGTATGCTGAACCACCAATAGTAAATGTAATTAATCGGATCATCTGTAATTCAGGTAACTCACACTAGATTAATACTACATATGGCAAAACAGCTTCAGAGTAACATAGTCTGAAATGAACTAAAGACCAACTAACTATAAGGAAACCATCCTATTGCAAGTACTTTTTAATGAACTAGCCCACAAAAGCCAACAACTATTCTTCATAAGTGTTTTTCTGAAAAACGGCACCATTCTTCAATAAGGCATCTCTTAACCCCAAAGAGTAGAGGTTAAAGTTTAAACACCACAAAAGGTGTTGTGAATGTGGTTATGTATCGAAGCATATAAAAATCTTTTTTACAACTAGTTAAGTTGTTAACAATGGatatttgaaataatatttaaataatcatTGCATATATCAATACAAGACAAAGGAATAAGAAATAGGTGAATGTAGACTTAGATGGAGGTAGGTGCCTAGGTGGGTCAACATTCATCAGAAAGAGAGGCAGCAAATAGTATAGACATGATATAGTTAGTGGCAGCATGAAGAAACTTCGTTACCTTATGCAACGAACAACCCCTAAGCAAGGTCACTTCTGTGTTAGCGGAACCAAAAAGTATTTCTGCAAAAGAGCGACCCCCTGAAATTGACTGGCAAGCAAGAAAATAAACCACGTTATAACTTTCTGGGGAGACTCTACAGTAAAGAGTTGCGGGGGTGGGGGGGAGAAGGAGAGCGGCCATATTTGGTACACAAATGTAATACTGATCACCTGGTTGTGGTTTTCAGCATACAAAAGCATCTTATCAACACTGCACTTGTCTCCCACCAATGTGCTCACAAGCTAGAAGAAAACATGAGGTAATAGTTGCAGTGAACTAACGTACAACATAAACTGTGTCTAGAGTAAGTAAACTTAAGGTTGTAGAAATAACCTTACTCATATTCCACTCATGATCAGGAACATTCTCAAGGAATGACAACCACAATTCTGATGCAGAGAGATTAACAAAATAATCAAATCCCAAACCACCTTGAGAAGTTGGTTCACAAAGTCCTGGATAAAGTGTGGCCTAAAAAGCAACAAGCCACTAAAAGGGATTAGATCATGAAGCCGTGTACCTTCTATTAAAAGAACATTGCAGCATACATGCATATGAGCATCAGTAATTTTATTATATGGTGTTGTGTTGTGTCAAAACGATATATGTTATGTTTATGTTCGTGCCAGGCATATCCTTATAGTGACGTGTTCATGTTTATCGTGGCATATCGTTAGTGAGTTGGCATGAAGCTGACACGATAACACTAAATATACAACATCAGAAAGACAAAAgaacaagagaaaaaaaaagaataatcaaGAGTATGATAAAGAATGTATAACAGTTTCTTACATCTTCAGCAATTGTCAGTACATTTGGGTGGAGAAAGTGGAGTATCTCATTAAGTAACATTAGATACAGCAAAGCATCATTATCCACATATTGATTACAATACCTGAAACAGATAAAGGTTAGGTACTGCCAGATGGAAGGTATGCAACAACTAGAAAAGTATCGAGTCATCAGGTTGATAACCAGCAAAATTCAACCAGACCTAGGTGGTCAGCTAACATAGAAAATTAGTTCAGTTGTACTTTAAATAAGCAGAAGGGCAACACATACATAGGTACACTGTCAGTACATTAGCACAGTTTTCAAGTAAGAAAGGAAAGTCAACTGTCAAGCAAAGCTTGATAATGTGTGGGTTCATAACTTGGCATGAAAATTATACTAAGATTTAAGGAATAAAATGTAATGCAATATACCATCACTGCTGAGTGGTGACAACTATATTAAGAGGCATTTAACTGCCGCAAAGTTAAGTTCTTAGAAGCCTTACTCCTCTACATCACCAGTAAAAGTAGCAAATCCATTGTGTGTGTACATCATTGACGAAAGAGAATGGAAATAGAAGCCATCAATCTGGTACTCCACCATCCACCTGGAAAATGTCATAGATCCTGTTAAAACCAAAAGTTGGAAGGAAAAAACAACAGAAGAAATAGTCAGACATTAAAAGTGACCCTACAAGACTTAGGCCTtgcttggtatgatggaatggaatgaggGTTGAATGGAATGAAGGTATAAATGAAATAAAGGTAGGAATGGAATTACAATTTCTTTGGACTTCCTTTGCATTTCATTCCATTCTCtcttccattccatcataccaagcaTATGAATAGAATGGAAGTAGGAATCACAtttcattccatcataccaagaaggGCCTTAGAGTCAAATGTAAGGCAGGTTGTAAAGATTCGGAAAGATAGAGAACATGATGATGAAACACTTAGGAGTTAGGAAGCTTTAAAAACAGTAAAATGCTGTATTTAATTTACcaatttaaatttgaaagaaGGAAATGCAATACATCTTGATCACCATATTTGAACATCCGTGTGCCCCAAAATTTGTGCTGGCCTCTTTTACCTAGAATTTAGAGTAAAAGATGAGTTAGAATCTGGAAGAGCAAAAGTGTTCCATATCACATAACTTGTTTCCTTTGTCTAAAAACCTTTGGCACAGAATCAGAACCCATAACTGCAGATGCAATATTGCCAATTACTTTGAAATGAACCATCGGAACAATTGCATAAGGAGCAATTTGATCATGATTACCAATTCACTACTTACACCATAATCCCTTGCTACATAATTTTTCCTTGTcagaaagataaaaataaatcaaatcgaTGAGTATCTTTAACTCTGTTCCTGCTTGGGACTCTGGAGCATGCAAACAATAAATCTAGGAATTTCACCAAGTAATATCCAAGCAGAAAGGTAGGAAGAACATTAGCATGAAGACAACAAAAGTGATCTCAACCAAGAAACATTTAAAGCTAGAGGGGCTCTAACATTAGTATAAATATCATCTCTCAGAGGATTAATCTGTTTATTTCCAATCTTATAGTGGCTATTACCTACAACTTATATAGCTCACTGCTTGAAATTAATGCTACAAgtaaatcaaaataattagTGTCAAAATATTATTACCAGAATGGAAGTAACAATCATTTGATccatcataaaatgataaccCCACCATTTCATCAGCTGCGGCATAAGAATGAACAATATCTAAAAGGACGAGCAGGCCAAGTCCTACACATTAACAAATAACCATGTAACAATCTAAATCGCGGTGAAACAAATCCATGCATTGCAGCTGAAAGTTGTTCTGAGAATGCTTAAAAGGATTCGGATAAACCTTGTGAATGTATGCCTCTAACGTTAAAGCAGTTAAAATGTTGAATAAAGTACAAGCTAGTGATTGAAGGGTTATCCTACTCAAGCATAACACCGATAAAATACAACAAAAGTATATTAAAAGCCGCAGCAATATTGGAGGTCCTACTGTTGTTCCTAGTGATTGAAGTTTCATCCTACTCAAGCATAACACTGATAAAATACAACAAAAGCCACAGCAATATTGAAGGTCCTAC is part of the Salvia splendens isolate huo1 chromosome 22, SspV2, whole genome shotgun sequence genome and encodes:
- the LOC121785728 gene encoding thaumatin-like protein 1b, which gives rise to MARPLHFSLIILILTFTFTITAPIALSATFTLVNQCTYTVWPGILSGAGTQPLSTTGFSLSSGDSFPLSVPASWSGRIWGRTLCSQDPATGKFACTTADCGSGTVECSGAGAVPPATLAEFTLNGAGGLDFYDVSLVDGYNLPMLVVPQSGGNCSSTGCVGDLNESCPSELKVVGGASGGECVACRSACEAFGDPKYCCSGGYNTPETCGPTQYSQVFKNACPRAYSYAYDDKTSTFTCASADYIITFCPTPSHSKKASGEAIGGLGNVSLVSSRAHLSTQISCRMLIFVVAIFQLHLWRWQH